Proteins encoded by one window of Pyxidicoccus trucidator:
- the mutS gene encoding DNA mismatch repair protein MutS, giving the protein MAVTQQAKAAKAAVDLPGDLTPDVGTGAGEGAGAREIASLTPMMRQYLELKALHPDSVLFFRLGDFYEMFFEDAVRASEILQITLTARAKGADKVPMCGIPYHSARRYIARLINEGLKVAICEQVEEAGNGPGIVRREVTRVITPGMVLDDEVLEPQASNFLAAVCWGERGWGAALLEASTGEFLALEAATASELAEALSRVEPRELLVPQGQRNSAELAQLCGRLTRTPAVAEGEPAGFEPTRAAGYLRSHFSVQSLSAFGLDDAPLATGAAGAALRYLKDTQKTAAAHVDRLSRQERAGHLLLDESSRANLEVLRSQRDGGRKGSLLGVLDRTVTSLGARKLARWLASPLGSLPEIHARLDSVEELSGRSVWREELATLLKEVGDLERLCGRLSLGAGNARDLRALGLSLTGLPRLGAALARCQSALLQSLAGPLGALPELAELLGRAVADEPPVTLKEGGMIRPGFNAELDRLVALSTSGKDVLLQIEQREKERTGISSLKVRYNKVFGYYLEVTKANLHLVPPDYIRKQTTVGSERFVTPELKEYEEQVLTAEERRCVLEVQLFEELRAKVVAEAPRIRSAAEAVATGDALLSFARCAAEYGYTRPEVDASEVLQITAGRHPVVERMLGANDSFVPNDVRMDPEDAQLLVITGPNMAGKSTVMRQVALTALMAQAGSFVPAKAARIGLCDRIFTRVGAADNLARGQSTFMVEMTETSHILHHATRRSLIILDEIGRGTSTFDGLSIAWAVAEHLHDTVGARALFATHYHELVDLARERNRVKNLCIAVKEQGGKVIFLRKLVPGGASRSYGIEVAKLAGLPPEVVSRARELLQNLESGELDDAGRPRVAVRQSGRKGSTAGQLGLFVAEPAPALQASATGLTPVQQKALDTLKAVTVDRMTPLDALNLLARLQRELE; this is encoded by the coding sequence ATGGCCGTGACGCAGCAGGCGAAGGCAGCGAAGGCAGCGGTGGACCTCCCCGGGGACCTGACTCCGGACGTCGGGACGGGGGCGGGCGAGGGAGCGGGCGCGCGGGAGATTGCCTCCCTGACACCGATGATGCGGCAGTACCTGGAGCTGAAGGCGCTCCACCCGGACTCGGTGCTGTTCTTCCGGCTGGGGGACTTCTACGAGATGTTCTTCGAGGACGCCGTCCGCGCCTCGGAGATCCTCCAGATCACCCTCACCGCGAGGGCCAAGGGTGCGGACAAGGTGCCCATGTGCGGGATTCCGTACCACTCGGCGCGCCGCTACATCGCCCGCCTCATCAACGAAGGCCTGAAGGTGGCCATCTGCGAGCAGGTGGAGGAGGCCGGCAACGGGCCCGGCATCGTCCGGCGGGAAGTGACGCGGGTGATTACGCCCGGCATGGTGCTGGACGACGAGGTGCTGGAGCCGCAGGCCAGCAACTTCCTGGCTGCCGTGTGCTGGGGCGAGCGGGGCTGGGGCGCGGCGCTGCTGGAGGCGTCCACCGGCGAGTTCCTCGCGCTGGAGGCGGCCACGGCCTCGGAGCTGGCGGAGGCGCTGTCGCGCGTGGAGCCCCGGGAGCTGCTGGTGCCCCAGGGCCAGCGGAACTCGGCGGAGCTGGCGCAGCTGTGCGGCCGGCTGACGCGCACACCGGCGGTGGCGGAGGGAGAGCCGGCGGGCTTCGAGCCGACGCGGGCCGCGGGCTACCTGCGCAGCCACTTCTCCGTGCAGTCGCTGTCCGCCTTCGGACTGGACGACGCGCCCCTGGCCACCGGGGCGGCGGGCGCGGCGCTGCGCTACCTGAAGGACACGCAGAAGACGGCCGCGGCGCACGTGGACCGGCTGAGCCGCCAGGAGCGCGCGGGCCACCTCCTGCTGGACGAGTCCTCCCGGGCCAACCTGGAGGTGCTGCGCTCCCAGCGGGACGGCGGGCGCAAGGGCTCGCTGCTGGGCGTGCTGGACAGGACGGTGACGAGCCTGGGCGCGCGCAAGCTGGCGCGCTGGCTGGCGTCGCCGCTGGGCTCGCTGCCGGAAATCCACGCGCGGCTGGACTCCGTGGAGGAGCTGTCCGGGCGCAGCGTGTGGCGCGAGGAGCTGGCCACCCTCCTCAAGGAAGTGGGGGACCTGGAGCGGCTGTGCGGCCGGCTGTCCCTGGGGGCGGGCAACGCGCGGGATTTGCGCGCGCTGGGCCTGTCGCTGACGGGGCTGCCCCGGCTGGGGGCGGCGCTGGCGCGGTGCCAGTCCGCGCTGCTCCAGTCGCTCGCCGGGCCGCTGGGTGCGCTGCCGGAGCTGGCGGAGCTGCTGGGGCGGGCGGTGGCGGACGAGCCGCCGGTGACGCTGAAGGAGGGCGGGATGATCCGCCCGGGCTTCAACGCCGAGCTCGACAGGCTGGTGGCGCTGTCCACGTCCGGCAAGGACGTGCTGCTACAAATCGAGCAGCGGGAGAAGGAGCGCACCGGCATCTCCTCGCTGAAGGTCCGCTACAACAAGGTCTTCGGGTACTACCTGGAGGTGACGAAGGCGAACCTGCACCTCGTCCCTCCGGACTACATCCGCAAGCAGACCACGGTGGGCTCGGAGCGCTTCGTCACGCCGGAGCTGAAGGAGTACGAGGAGCAGGTGCTCACCGCGGAGGAGCGGCGGTGTGTGCTGGAGGTGCAGCTCTTCGAGGAGCTGCGGGCGAAGGTGGTGGCCGAGGCGCCGCGCATCCGCTCCGCGGCCGAGGCGGTGGCCACGGGTGACGCGCTGCTGTCCTTCGCGCGCTGCGCGGCGGAGTACGGCTACACGCGCCCGGAGGTGGACGCCTCGGAGGTGCTCCAGATTACGGCCGGGCGGCACCCGGTGGTGGAGCGCATGCTGGGGGCCAACGACTCCTTCGTCCCCAACGACGTGCGGATGGACCCGGAGGACGCGCAGCTGCTCGTCATCACCGGCCCCAACATGGCGGGCAAGAGCACGGTGATGCGGCAGGTGGCGCTGACGGCGCTGATGGCGCAGGCGGGCTCGTTCGTCCCGGCGAAGGCGGCGCGCATCGGCCTGTGTGATCGCATCTTCACGCGCGTGGGGGCGGCGGACAACCTGGCGCGCGGGCAGTCCACCTTCATGGTGGAGATGACGGAGACGAGCCACATCCTCCACCACGCCACTCGCAGGAGCCTCATCATCCTGGACGAGATTGGCCGGGGCACGTCCACCTTCGACGGGCTCTCCATCGCCTGGGCGGTGGCGGAGCACCTGCACGACACGGTGGGCGCGCGGGCGCTGTTCGCCACGCACTACCACGAGCTGGTGGACCTGGCGCGCGAGCGGAACCGGGTGAAGAACCTGTGCATCGCGGTGAAGGAGCAGGGCGGCAAGGTCATCTTCCTGCGCAAGCTGGTGCCGGGCGGGGCGAGCCGCTCGTACGGAATCGAAGTGGCGAAGCTCGCGGGCCTTCCGCCGGAGGTGGTGTCCCGGGCGCGGGAGCTGCTGCAGAACCTGGAGTCCGGCGAGCTGGACGACGCGGGCCGGCCCCGGGTGGCGGTGCGGCAGTCGGGGCGGAAGGGCTCCACGGCGGGGCAGCTCGGGCTGTTCGTGGCCGAGCCTGCGCCCGCGCTCCAGGCCTCGGCGACGGGGCTGACGCCGGTGCAACAGAAGGCGCTGGACACGCTGAAGGCCGTTACCGTTGACCGGATGACGCCGCTGGATGCGCTGAACCTGCTGGCCCGGCTGCAGCGCGAGCTGGAGTAG
- the nhaA gene encoding Na+/H+ antiporter NhaA gives METPTPSAPRAPPPPPVPALFRAALFPLQAFFRLEASSGILLALSAVLAMVWANSPWAASYNTLFDAHLELGLNGVRAGFTFREFVNDGLMTLFFFVVGMEIKRELTAGELRTFSRALLPLIAALGGMVVPALLYVAFNMGTPAMAGWAIPMATDIAFAIGCLTLVKARVGHAMVVFLTALAIFDDIGGILVIALFYGTGLHVEWLLASAGVLAVLAVLNRFYVRNGMAYLVAGAALWYGMHHGGIHATLSGVVLGLCIPSLPTRSGREVLEELAGFAAQCVREAGDEQVRGAQLLYIEERLEDLEPPLNRFVHLWHPYVAYGIVPLFALANSGISLEGMSWGDLLNPLPLGIIVGLFVGKQLGIFAFTWVAVKARVSAMPGGAGPGLLHGVAVVAGIGFTVALFVAGLAFLGEPELLREAKLGILVGSLLSAVVGYVLLRFVAKPVAPA, from the coding sequence ATGGAGACGCCCACCCCTTCCGCTCCGCGCGCGCCGCCACCGCCGCCCGTCCCCGCCCTCTTCCGCGCGGCCCTGTTCCCCCTCCAGGCCTTCTTCCGGCTGGAGGCCAGCAGCGGCATCCTCCTGGCGCTGTCCGCGGTGCTGGCCATGGTGTGGGCCAACTCGCCCTGGGCCGCCTCCTACAACACCCTGTTCGACGCCCACCTGGAGCTCGGGCTGAACGGAGTCCGGGCGGGCTTCACCTTCCGTGAGTTCGTCAACGATGGGTTGATGACGCTCTTCTTCTTCGTGGTGGGCATGGAGATCAAGCGGGAGCTGACGGCCGGGGAGCTGCGCACCTTCTCCCGCGCGTTGCTGCCGCTCATCGCCGCGCTGGGCGGCATGGTGGTGCCCGCGCTCCTCTACGTCGCCTTCAACATGGGGACTCCGGCCATGGCCGGCTGGGCCATTCCCATGGCCACCGACATCGCCTTCGCCATCGGCTGCCTCACCCTGGTGAAGGCCCGGGTGGGCCACGCGATGGTGGTCTTCCTCACCGCCCTGGCCATCTTCGACGACATCGGCGGCATCCTCGTCATCGCCCTCTTCTATGGCACCGGGCTGCACGTGGAGTGGCTGCTGGCGAGCGCGGGCGTGCTGGCCGTGCTGGCCGTCCTCAACCGCTTCTACGTGCGCAACGGCATGGCGTACCTCGTGGCCGGGGCGGCGCTCTGGTACGGCATGCACCACGGGGGCATCCACGCCACGCTGTCCGGCGTGGTGCTGGGGCTGTGCATCCCCTCGCTCCCCACGCGCAGCGGCCGCGAGGTGCTGGAGGAGCTGGCCGGCTTCGCCGCCCAATGCGTGCGGGAGGCGGGCGACGAGCAGGTGCGCGGGGCGCAGTTGCTCTACATCGAGGAGCGGCTGGAGGACCTGGAGCCGCCCCTCAACCGCTTCGTGCACCTGTGGCACCCGTACGTGGCCTACGGCATCGTCCCGCTGTTCGCCCTGGCCAACTCCGGCATCTCCCTGGAGGGCATGAGCTGGGGGGACCTGCTCAACCCCCTGCCCCTGGGCATCATCGTCGGCCTGTTCGTGGGCAAGCAGCTGGGCATCTTCGCCTTCACCTGGGTGGCGGTGAAGGCGCGGGTGTCCGCCATGCCCGGCGGGGCGGGGCCCGGGCTGCTGCACGGCGTGGCGGTGGTGGCGGGCATCGGCTTCACGGTGGCCCTCTTCGTGGCGGGGCTGGCCTTCCTCGGGGAGCCGGAGCTGCTGAGGGAGGCCAAGCTGGGCATCCTGGTGGGCTCGCTGCTGTCGGCGGTGGTGGGCTACGTCCTCCTGCGGTTCGTGGCGAAGCCGGTGGCCCCGGCGTAA
- a CDS encoding ABC1 kinase family protein, with translation MILQDLNRVRQISVIAARHGFGELAERAGLWRILGRKEKVEVSPELQRASTARRFRMLLSDLGPTFIKLGQVLSTRADLLPAEYIDELSLLQDHVVPIPLEQVHAQIRDSLGKEVQELFAQIDPTPLAAASIAQVHRAITLEGEEVVVKVQRPGIAASIDSDLGVLRSLARLLEAVVEETGVYTPIGLVDEFDRAIHEELDFLNEADNVRAFLENHRERPFMKIPRVYAALSSRTVLTLEFIRGVKINQAQLPEEDRKAIAKNILEASFRQLFDDGLFHGDPHPGNILLLEGNRLALLDFGVVGRLTRPMQETLVMLCLAVALKDSDSVARILYRVGVPDARANLVGFRNDIDAILGQHLATTLGQVDTRSLLRDLLDLAVKYRIRIPKEYALLSRASVSTEGMLRSLYPEMNIIEVALPYAKELLAGRYDPSQLQGGLMRTMLRFQSMAADLPTQLSQILLDMESGKFTVTVRADQFEKLNENLRSAAVIAFLGLCACGFIVGAFIAFAPKPWMYGNVPVLGVVGIAVAAALFGAVFTWYLFGGRRLGKVRLSRWLKKPQKKRR, from the coding sequence GTGATTCTCCAGGACCTCAACCGCGTTCGGCAGATCTCCGTCATCGCGGCGCGCCACGGCTTTGGCGAGCTGGCCGAGCGCGCCGGCCTGTGGCGAATCCTGGGCCGCAAGGAGAAGGTGGAAGTCTCTCCGGAGCTCCAGCGGGCCTCCACCGCCCGGCGCTTCCGGATGCTGCTGAGTGATTTGGGCCCCACCTTCATCAAGCTGGGCCAGGTGCTCTCCACCCGCGCGGACCTGCTGCCCGCCGAGTACATCGACGAGCTGTCCCTCCTCCAGGACCACGTGGTCCCCATTCCCCTGGAGCAGGTGCACGCGCAGATTCGCGACTCGCTGGGCAAGGAGGTGCAGGAGCTGTTCGCGCAGATAGACCCCACCCCGCTGGCCGCCGCCTCCATCGCCCAGGTGCACCGGGCGATTACGCTCGAAGGCGAAGAGGTGGTGGTGAAGGTGCAGCGGCCGGGCATCGCCGCGAGCATCGACTCGGACCTGGGCGTGCTGCGCAGCCTGGCGCGCCTGCTGGAGGCGGTGGTGGAGGAGACGGGCGTGTACACGCCCATCGGCCTCGTCGACGAGTTCGACCGGGCCATCCACGAGGAGCTCGACTTCCTCAACGAGGCGGACAACGTCCGCGCCTTCCTGGAGAACCACCGCGAGCGGCCCTTCATGAAGATTCCGCGCGTCTACGCCGCGCTGTCCAGCCGGACGGTGCTGACGCTGGAGTTCATCCGCGGGGTGAAGATCAATCAGGCGCAGCTTCCGGAGGAGGACCGGAAGGCCATCGCGAAGAACATCCTGGAGGCCTCCTTCCGCCAGCTCTTCGACGACGGGCTCTTCCACGGCGACCCGCACCCGGGAAACATCCTCCTGCTGGAGGGCAACCGGCTGGCGCTGCTGGACTTCGGCGTGGTGGGGCGGCTGACGCGGCCCATGCAGGAGACGCTGGTGATGTTGTGCCTCGCGGTGGCGCTGAAGGACAGCGACTCGGTGGCGCGCATCCTCTACCGCGTGGGCGTGCCGGACGCGCGCGCCAACCTGGTGGGCTTCCGCAACGACATCGACGCGATTCTCGGCCAGCACCTGGCCACCACGCTGGGGCAGGTGGACACGCGCTCGCTGCTGCGCGACTTGCTGGACCTGGCGGTGAAGTACCGCATCCGGATTCCGAAGGAGTATGCGCTGCTGAGCCGCGCGTCCGTGTCCACCGAGGGCATGCTGCGCAGCCTCTACCCGGAGATGAACATCATCGAGGTGGCGCTGCCGTACGCGAAGGAGCTGCTGGCCGGACGGTATGACCCGTCGCAGCTCCAGGGCGGGCTGATGCGGACGATGCTGCGCTTCCAGTCCATGGCGGCGGACCTGCCCACGCAGCTGTCGCAGATCCTCCTGGACATGGAGTCCGGCAAGTTCACCGTCACGGTCCGCGCGGACCAGTTCGAGAAGCTCAATGAGAATCTGCGCAGCGCGGCGGTGATTGCCTTCCTGGGCCTGTGCGCGTGTGGCTTCATCGTGGGGGCGTTCATCGCCTTCGCGCCCAAGCCGTGGATGTACGGCAACGTGCCGGTGCTGGGTGTGGTGGGCATCGCCGTGGCGGCGGCGCTGTTCGGCGCCGTCTTCACCTGGTACCTCTTCGGCGGGCGGCGGCTGGGCAAGGTGCGCTTGAGCCGCTGGCTGAAGAAGCCGCAGAAGAAGCGCCGGTAG
- a CDS encoding DUF2267 domain-containing protein, with translation MAQHTQPPRDVSNEPVKERDEPADLQPFLDELQNSQELRVNKLDASRAAEAVLCTLARRLSDGEDVKLMRALPGGIGRMLGTCSIHRGTSHAKRMGRDEFIGDVADHLRIPVDQAFRVLTVVFTAIRDRIPEDEVAAVASQLPADLADLFRRPV, from the coding sequence ATGGCGCAGCACACGCAACCCCCTCGCGACGTCTCCAACGAGCCGGTGAAGGAGCGGGACGAGCCCGCGGACCTCCAGCCCTTCCTGGACGAGCTGCAGAACAGTCAGGAGCTGCGGGTGAACAAGCTGGATGCGAGCAGGGCGGCCGAGGCCGTGCTCTGCACCCTGGCGCGGCGTCTGTCGGACGGCGAGGACGTGAAGCTGATGCGCGCGCTGCCCGGAGGCATCGGCCGCATGCTTGGCACCTGCTCCATCCACCGGGGCACCTCGCATGCGAAGCGGATGGGACGCGACGAGTTCATCGGCGACGTGGCGGACCACCTGCGCATCCCCGTGGACCAGGCGTTTCGGGTGCTGACGGTGGTGTTCACCGCCATCCGAGATCGCATCCCCGAGGACGAGGTGGCGGCCGTGGCCTCGCAGCTCCCCGCGGACCTCGCCGACTTGTTCCGCCGCCCGGTGTAG
- a CDS encoding amidohydrolase family protein: MKRLARVLSLLTFVVAAPVAAQPAAPTTAPRRVAVRAARMLDVKSGKYVSQPVILIEGDRIVKVGSGLPVPEGTEVVDLGTATVLPGLIDCHTHLMAREAETPNAYALTLLTKSQATRALEGAANARATLRAGFTTVRDVENEGSGFADVALRDAIRQGLVEGPRMLVATKGIAAVGAYHPFGTSPEVKDLPTGAQLVSGVEEARRAAREQLGQGADLLKIYADWAQPTLTVDELRVIIDEAHKAKRKAAVHANTPEAIRNALTAGADSIEHGHDADRAALELIRQKGAFLVPTLGILEAMVQRAPDEAARRRFEERLGGARKMVALAHQLGVKLASGFDASTAWQQGRNAMELVALHRAGLPSIEAIRSGTSRASELLGLQQHSGTLEPGRYGDLVAVSGDPLADVTELQRVRFVMKGGVVVLDELTQAAPPAK; this comes from the coding sequence GTGAAGCGGCTTGCCCGTGTGTTGTCCCTGCTCACCTTCGTTGTCGCCGCGCCTGTCGCCGCCCAGCCAGCCGCTCCCACCACGGCGCCCCGCCGCGTGGCCGTACGTGCCGCTCGGATGCTCGACGTGAAGAGCGGGAAGTACGTGAGTCAGCCGGTCATCCTCATCGAGGGTGACCGCATCGTGAAGGTGGGCTCCGGGCTGCCAGTCCCCGAGGGCACGGAGGTGGTGGACCTGGGGACGGCCACGGTGCTGCCGGGGCTCATCGACTGCCACACGCACCTGATGGCCCGGGAGGCGGAGACGCCGAACGCCTACGCGCTGACCCTGCTCACCAAGTCCCAGGCCACCCGTGCGCTGGAGGGCGCGGCCAATGCACGGGCCACCTTGCGCGCCGGCTTCACCACCGTGCGCGACGTGGAGAACGAGGGCAGCGGCTTCGCGGACGTGGCCCTGCGCGACGCCATCCGCCAGGGGCTGGTGGAAGGGCCTCGCATGCTGGTGGCCACGAAGGGCATTGCCGCGGTGGGCGCGTACCACCCGTTCGGCACCTCGCCCGAGGTGAAGGACCTGCCCACCGGTGCGCAGCTCGTGAGCGGGGTGGAGGAGGCCCGCCGCGCCGCGCGCGAGCAGCTGGGGCAGGGCGCGGATCTGCTGAAGATCTACGCGGACTGGGCCCAGCCCACGCTCACGGTGGACGAACTGCGCGTCATCATCGACGAGGCGCACAAGGCGAAGCGCAAGGCGGCCGTTCACGCCAACACCCCCGAGGCCATCCGCAATGCGCTCACGGCGGGGGCGGACTCCATCGAGCACGGCCACGACGCGGACCGGGCGGCGCTGGAGCTCATCCGGCAGAAGGGGGCCTTCCTGGTGCCCACCCTCGGCATCCTCGAGGCCATGGTGCAGCGTGCGCCCGACGAGGCCGCGCGCCGCCGCTTCGAGGAGCGGCTGGGCGGTGCACGGAAGATGGTGGCGCTGGCCCACCAGCTCGGCGTGAAGCTCGCCAGCGGCTTCGACGCGAGCACGGCGTGGCAGCAGGGCCGCAATGCCATGGAGCTGGTGGCCCTCCACCGCGCGGGCCTGCCGTCCATCGAGGCCATCCGCTCGGGCACGTCGCGGGCGTCGGAGCTGCTGGGGCTCCAGCAGCATTCAGGCACGCTGGAGCCGGGGCGCTACGGAGACCTGGTGGCCGTCTCCGGAGATCCGCTGGCGGACGTCACCGAGCTCCAGCGCGTCCGGTTCGTCATGAAGGGCGGCGTGGTGGTCCTCGATGAGCTGACCCAGGCGGCTCCGCCAGCGAAGTAG
- a CDS encoding CHAP and LysM peptidoglycan-binding domain-containing protein yields the protein MGNTIQPNQGIDAARIAAELAARQAEEAARREALKRATEQAAPPKGSGKPQGPQDGFTADATRTPVALDGASGTAPATNLLTENIRDGQRNCLDAAGDYLAMLPPSQQGRAELLLLDDGRAGTAGHALIRQGDSLYDPLSGQRYDSLEAFNASTGSDYRLAATVNGRDALKILSAPPGSPERQAAIDRAKIPDSAAKLLVAQDTSGTPTPTPIPTVTPTETATPPETYTVVADDNVTVIAAKLGVSVQALREANPDVGGLHGVRGEYIHPGDILIVPPPPPPPLDAAPEGSADLTASEGMVDAADTNLATYGEGETEETRYNGRCLEFVAATTSQANGVVDPILSQGNADAALYEAQRQGRLYSDFSQMPAGAIVFWDATGANGDQGHVAIFTGRFAENGDPIMVTTTGFGEDADGNPIVSGVQEMTLSELNGYETVSASGWMMPHGAETETPTATATPTETPTATPTETLTAEG from the coding sequence ATGGGGAACACCATCCAGCCGAATCAGGGTATCGACGCCGCGCGCATCGCCGCCGAGCTGGCCGCCCGCCAGGCCGAGGAGGCCGCCAGACGCGAGGCCCTGAAGCGCGCCACGGAGCAGGCGGCGCCTCCCAAGGGGTCCGGCAAGCCCCAGGGCCCCCAGGATGGCTTCACCGCGGATGCCACCCGCACGCCGGTGGCGCTCGATGGCGCGTCGGGCACGGCGCCGGCGACCAACCTCCTCACGGAGAACATCCGCGACGGGCAGCGCAACTGCCTGGACGCGGCGGGCGACTACCTGGCGATGCTGCCCCCGTCGCAGCAAGGCCGCGCGGAGCTGCTCCTGCTGGACGATGGCCGTGCGGGCACCGCGGGGCATGCCCTCATCCGCCAGGGGGACTCCCTCTATGACCCGCTCTCGGGCCAGCGCTACGACAGCCTGGAGGCCTTCAACGCCAGCACCGGGAGTGACTACCGCCTCGCCGCGACGGTGAATGGCCGGGACGCCCTGAAGATCCTGAGCGCGCCGCCCGGCTCGCCCGAGCGTCAGGCCGCCATCGACCGGGCGAAAATCCCGGACAGCGCCGCGAAGCTGCTCGTGGCGCAGGACACCTCGGGCACGCCCACCCCGACGCCCATCCCCACCGTGACGCCCACGGAGACGGCCACTCCGCCCGAGACCTACACCGTAGTGGCGGATGACAACGTCACCGTCATCGCCGCGAAGCTGGGCGTGAGCGTCCAGGCCCTTCGCGAGGCCAACCCCGACGTCGGCGGGCTGCATGGCGTCCGGGGCGAGTACATCCACCCGGGGGACATCCTCATCGTCCCGCCGCCGCCTCCTCCTCCGCTCGACGCCGCACCCGAGGGCTCCGCCGACCTGACCGCGTCGGAGGGCATGGTGGATGCCGCCGACACGAACCTGGCGACCTATGGCGAGGGCGAGACCGAGGAGACTCGCTACAACGGCCGGTGCCTGGAGTTCGTGGCCGCCACGACCAGCCAGGCGAACGGCGTCGTCGACCCCATCCTGAGCCAGGGCAACGCCGACGCCGCGCTCTACGAGGCGCAGCGCCAGGGCCGCCTCTACTCGGACTTCTCGCAGATGCCGGCGGGCGCCATCGTGTTCTGGGATGCCACCGGGGCGAATGGCGACCAGGGCCACGTGGCCATCTTCACGGGGCGTTTCGCCGAGAACGGCGACCCCATCATGGTGACCACCACCGGCTTCGGCGAGGACGCCGACGGCAACCCCATCGTGAGCGGCGTGCAGGAGATGACGCTGTCGGAGCTCAACGGCTACGAGACGGTGAGCGCTTCGGGGTGGATGATGCCACACGGCGCCGAGACGGAAACGCCCACTGCCACGGCCACTCCCACGGAAACGCCCACGGCCACTCCCACGGAAACGCTCACGGCCGAGGGCTGA
- a CDS encoding right-handed parallel beta-helix repeat-containing protein gives MSWKHPGSLTLLTLCLAACGSPAGNESLDAEDAALETPDTPFPAVDESPPPASSESLPPPPVAGQPVPPLPEPRAPRTIVVPKHYATIQGAIDAAQAGDTVYVAPGVYSEHVVLKSGIRLLGAGAPITLWDGQGEPRNLIDYSGASDVEISGFTFRNVGSDTWCTMTNDLYRWCGGNWYASAIYADGHDAQTSALVTNNIFEDNGTAVRLYFHALADVRDNLFWRNEHALAFSYLQDTGRVEGNVFWKNTALGIGVQAGYVDIQRNVIAGSSVGLAHMYVQTGDIRCNVFLLNESSVVETHAVPSRVVLGENGNVEVDPLFRDPDAGDFRLHPDSPLKHAECLGDVSFEGLGLVTP, from the coding sequence ATGTCCTGGAAGCACCCTGGCTCACTCACACTGCTCACGCTCTGCCTCGCCGCCTGCGGAAGCCCCGCTGGCAATGAGTCCCTCGACGCCGAGGACGCGGCGCTCGAAACACCCGACACGCCGTTCCCGGCAGTCGATGAGAGCCCGCCCCCGGCCTCCAGTGAGAGCCTGCCCCCGCCCCCCGTGGCCGGGCAGCCCGTGCCCCCGCTCCCCGAGCCCCGCGCGCCGCGCACGATTGTCGTGCCCAAGCACTACGCCACCATCCAGGGGGCCATCGACGCCGCCCAGGCCGGGGACACGGTGTACGTCGCGCCGGGCGTCTACTCCGAGCACGTCGTCCTCAAGAGCGGCATCCGGCTGCTCGGCGCGGGCGCCCCCATCACCCTCTGGGACGGCCAGGGCGAGCCCCGCAACCTCATCGACTACTCGGGCGCGAGCGACGTGGAGATCTCCGGCTTCACCTTCCGGAACGTGGGCTCCGACACGTGGTGCACGATGACGAACGACCTGTACCGCTGGTGCGGCGGCAACTGGTACGCCTCGGCCATCTACGCGGACGGGCATGACGCGCAGACGTCCGCGCTCGTGACGAACAACATCTTCGAGGACAACGGCACCGCCGTGCGGCTCTACTTCCACGCGCTCGCGGACGTGCGCGACAACCTGTTCTGGAGGAACGAGCATGCGCTCGCGTTCAGCTACCTCCAGGACACGGGGCGCGTGGAAGGGAACGTCTTCTGGAAGAACACCGCGCTCGGCATCGGCGTGCAGGCGGGCTACGTCGACATCCAGCGCAATGTCATTGCTGGCTCGTCCGTGGGCCTCGCCCATATGTACGTCCAGACGGGCGACATCCGCTGCAACGTCTTCCTGCTGAACGAGAGCTCCGTCGTGGAGACCCATGCCGTCCCGTCCCGGGTCGTCCTGGGCGAGAACGGCAACGTCGAGGTGGATCCGCTCTTCAGGGACCCCGACGCGGGCGACTTCCGCCTCCACCCCGACTCCCCGCTGAAGCACGCGGAGTGCCTGGGCGACGTCTCCTTCGAGGGCCTGGGGCTCGTGACGCCCTGA